The Spartobacteria bacterium genome contains a region encoding:
- a CDS encoding transposase has product MTICDVLLAMRKKRIKRDHLAYYHCMSRIVGREMLLGSQEKEHMRRLIRRVEGFTGVHVLTYAVMTNHIHLLLEEPERNAVQLISDEELMQRLECLYRDDEMDAIRVRWAEWEMMGLVDMLKEDKQRYLNRMHDISEFMKQLKQRFSCWYNRKNGRYGTLWDHRFKSVLVEDGMALRTMAAYIEMNPVRAGLVDDPKAYRFCGLGEAMGGSAAARRGVLTLASGVERLDDEVRAKEKSNAWSEASVVYLERILMYEEVRKNPHFALLDRDMIPDKLKHRMKISDFERLQCRSRYFCDGQVFGSREFVEEFFAQNLDYFSQTRRTGARRMRGGWQGLYTIRDLANWC; this is encoded by the coding sequence ATGACGATCTGTGATGTTCTCCTGGCTATGAGAAAGAAACGAATAAAAAGAGACCATTTAGCCTATTATCACTGCATGTCACGTATTGTGGGACGCGAAATGCTGCTGGGATCGCAGGAAAAAGAGCACATGCGTCGATTAATTCGGCGAGTGGAAGGATTTACGGGTGTGCATGTTCTGACATATGCGGTAATGACGAATCACATTCATCTATTATTGGAGGAGCCGGAGCGTAATGCCGTGCAGCTGATTTCGGATGAAGAGCTTATGCAACGATTGGAATGTCTTTACAGGGATGATGAAATGGATGCAATTCGCGTGCGCTGGGCGGAGTGGGAGATGATGGGGCTGGTGGATATGTTGAAAGAAGATAAGCAGCGTTACCTCAATCGCATGCATGATATCAGCGAATTTATGAAGCAGTTGAAGCAGAGGTTTTCGTGCTGGTATAACCGGAAAAATGGGCGGTACGGGACGTTGTGGGATCATCGCTTTAAAAGTGTGTTGGTGGAGGACGGAATGGCACTTCGCACGATGGCTGCGTATATTGAGATGAATCCGGTGCGTGCGGGGTTGGTGGATGATCCGAAAGCCTATCGTTTCTGCGGATTGGGTGAAGCAATGGGTGGGTCTGCCGCTGCACGTCGGGGTGTTTTGACTCTGGCTTCAGGGGTGGAGCGACTGGATGACGAGGTGCGGGCGAAGGAAAAGTCGAATGCGTGGAGCGAAGCGTCGGTTGTCTATTTGGAACGTATTTTGATGTATGAGGAAGTCCGTAAGAATCCGCATTTTGCATTATTGGATCGCGATATGATCCCCGATAAACTTAAGCACCGCATGAAGATATCCGATTTTGAGCGACTGCAATGTCGGAGCAGATATTTTTGCGATGGGCAAGTTTTTGGTTCTCGGGAATTTGTGGAGGAGTTCTTTGCGCAGAATCTGGATTATTTTAGTCAGACGCGCAGAACAGGAGCGCGACGGATGCGGGGGGGATGGCAGGGGCTGTATACGATTCGTGATTTAGCGAACTGGTGCTGA
- the neuB gene encoding N-acetylneuraminate synthase translates to MDVVNIADKCIGTGHPAFIIAEAGVNHNGDVDTAMQLIDAAVEAKADAVKFQCFHSALLTTNTAPMAAYQKTNTGLSTSQQAMLEKLELSDGQFEKLYHYCNDRGILFLATPFDTLSADFLFHLGVAAFKIGSGDLNNVPLLTHIARMKKPMLLSTGMSGIDDVTATVSMLRKQRMRQIVLLHCVSNYPAEPRDVNLRAMDAIAKKCKCPVGFSDHTGGIEIAIGAAARGACVIEKHVTLNRNATGPDHKASLEPRELAAMIYAVRNVEMAIGDGCKKIRQSEKAMAEIAKRSLFAARSIHKGQTIQACDIAILRPGTGLNPGVLPSLIGKQTQTEICSGELLTMEMFK, encoded by the coding sequence ATGGATGTTGTAAACATAGCCGACAAATGCATTGGAACGGGTCACCCCGCGTTTATTATCGCCGAAGCAGGCGTCAATCATAACGGGGACGTAGACACGGCGATGCAGCTCATTGATGCTGCAGTAGAAGCAAAAGCCGACGCTGTAAAATTCCAATGCTTCCATTCGGCATTGTTAACAACCAATACAGCCCCCATGGCTGCGTATCAGAAAACCAATACAGGCCTGTCGACCTCCCAACAGGCCATGCTGGAGAAACTCGAACTGTCCGATGGGCAATTTGAAAAACTGTATCACTACTGCAATGATCGCGGCATCCTCTTTCTGGCCACCCCTTTCGATACGTTATCTGCTGACTTCCTGTTCCATCTGGGCGTAGCCGCCTTTAAAATCGGCTCTGGCGACCTCAACAACGTCCCGCTACTGACACACATAGCCCGCATGAAAAAACCTATGTTGCTTTCCACCGGCATGAGCGGAATCGACGATGTGACGGCCACAGTCAGCATGCTGCGAAAGCAGCGAATGCGTCAGATAGTTCTTCTTCATTGCGTGTCCAATTATCCGGCTGAGCCTCGGGATGTAAACCTCAGAGCCATGGATGCCATCGCAAAGAAATGCAAATGTCCCGTAGGATTTTCCGATCATACCGGCGGCATTGAAATCGCCATCGGCGCCGCCGCGAGAGGCGCCTGCGTCATCGAAAAACATGTAACACTGAATCGAAACGCGACCGGACCCGACCACAAAGCCAGCCTGGAGCCTCGAGAACTGGCGGCTATGATTTATGCCGTTCGCAATGTTGAAATGGCCATAGGCGATGGATGTAAAAAAATCAGACAATCAGAAAAAGCCATGGCGGAAATTGCCAAACGCAGCCTGTTCGCCGCCCGGTCCATCCATAAAGGGCAAACGATTCAAGCCTGCGATATCGCCATTCTTCGTCCGGGCACCGGCTTGAACCCGGGAGTGCTTCCTTCGCTGATCGGAAAACAAACGCAAACGGAAATTTGCAGCGGAGAACTCCTTACCATGGAAATGTTTAAATGA
- a CDS encoding glycosyltransferase family 1 protein — protein sequence MKIAIISTPALSAILSHSWRMARHDVIEIKVNPQSMMRDRNVRNETATKICEILAAENPSMVLDIDGVGMLPLDPDATAWINEKVRSFRCVYWCEWWWHDPRDMAMPLRDEDELAGFYRAFKHDHTVHFMWDEVVAREFTQWTGKPFHWLPLATHPSIFSQAMAEKSDALFNPVQLSFAGTFYHKPPKPYFNPDIEDVAQTRLKYPDLSYLEYIDLDEHDMFEEFCEKLESLKNSQYGPFDPELILWKQEIDNIVGSVLRSEVLIFCQEHFKHVYFAGSDWPEECVAYPPLSKAADLSNRYQSALFNLAPPSKYAFSGLGTRAYEIMACGGVMVCHGFPDIDPLGKHADKAYLTYEEPGDILEKWKYYGSRLDKRQKIAENAQMFISSEHTWQHRLKTLLDMLMKQAGTRK from the coding sequence ATGAAAATAGCGATCATCAGCACCCCGGCATTATCCGCCATCCTCAGCCATTCCTGGCGCATGGCCCGCCATGACGTTATTGAAATTAAAGTCAATCCGCAGTCCATGATGCGTGACAGAAATGTCCGCAATGAAACCGCCACAAAAATATGCGAAATACTGGCCGCCGAAAATCCATCCATGGTGCTTGATATCGATGGTGTCGGCATGCTTCCACTTGATCCCGACGCAACCGCATGGATCAATGAAAAAGTCCGGTCATTCCGCTGTGTCTACTGGTGTGAATGGTGGTGGCATGACCCGCGTGATATGGCCATGCCCCTACGCGACGAAGACGAGCTGGCCGGTTTTTACCGAGCGTTCAAACACGACCACACCGTTCATTTTATGTGGGACGAAGTCGTTGCACGCGAATTTACACAGTGGACAGGAAAACCATTTCACTGGCTGCCATTGGCTACCCATCCCAGCATCTTCAGTCAGGCCATGGCGGAAAAAAGCGACGCGCTGTTCAACCCTGTACAGCTTTCCTTTGCCGGAACCTTCTACCATAAACCGCCCAAACCGTATTTTAACCCCGACATTGAAGATGTCGCTCAAACGCGCCTCAAATACCCCGATTTATCTTACTTGGAATACATCGATCTGGACGAACACGATATGTTCGAAGAATTCTGCGAAAAACTGGAATCCCTGAAAAACAGCCAGTACGGCCCCTTCGATCCCGAACTCATCCTTTGGAAACAGGAAATAGATAATATCGTCGGCTCAGTCCTTCGCTCCGAAGTGCTTATCTTCTGCCAGGAACACTTTAAGCACGTCTATTTTGCGGGCAGTGACTGGCCCGAAGAATGTGTCGCCTATCCCCCTCTTTCGAAAGCGGCCGATTTATCCAATCGCTATCAATCCGCCTTGTTCAACTTGGCACCGCCTTCAAAATATGCCTTTTCCGGACTGGGCACACGCGCCTACGAAATCATGGCATGCGGCGGAGTAATGGTGTGTCATGGATTCCCTGATATCGACCCCCTGGGCAAACATGCCGACAAGGCCTACCTCACCTATGAGGAACCCGGTGATATCCTCGAAAAATGGAAATACTACGGATCACGCCTCGATAAACGACAGAAAATAGCCGAAAACGCCCAGATGTTTATTAGTAGTGAACACACGTGGCAGCACCGCCTGAAGACATTACTGGACATGCTGATGAAACAGGCTGGAACACGCAAATAA
- a CDS encoding glycosyltransferase — protein sequence MTYFLVLQYPDGDTWMTDAPFDGRLSVVIPTMGRPCLVRTVASLLASDDVDHIEIIVAGVIHDPDVAAQFDRQKAAHPNIRHEQVEWPVGDSSRKKNRGAEVARSNIIAFVDDDVKVARDWPHKIREAFDYPHCAGLVSGPSLIPDDISLMGRLAGHALSSYGAGFVADRYCERHPEIRPCTWSRIIGCNMAYTREAFMQIGEFMPEFWPGEEMIAAYRAERMGVKLMFAPKAHVAHYPRQSLIKFIKQMWGYGATRIRLIRAKVNIEWTTLIPAVWVASWPLLLMLSFVTPHAFRLFLVEWLLYFIAIFGCTAEVLLRTRNPKDVLLMLIIPVMHVTYGCAEWYEIFRPGQDLGEAVRDIHGPA from the coding sequence ATGACTTATTTTTTGGTGTTACAATATCCGGATGGGGATACGTGGATGACTGATGCTCCTTTTGATGGTAGGCTGTCTGTTGTGATTCCCACCATGGGACGCCCTTGCCTGGTCAGAACAGTGGCTTCGCTTTTGGCATCCGATGATGTGGATCATATTGAAATTATTGTTGCTGGTGTAATACACGATCCTGATGTGGCGGCGCAGTTTGATCGACAGAAGGCGGCACATCCCAATATTCGTCATGAACAGGTGGAATGGCCGGTGGGCGATTCGAGTCGAAAGAAAAATCGCGGTGCCGAGGTGGCACGCAGTAATATCATCGCATTTGTCGATGACGATGTAAAAGTGGCCCGTGACTGGCCGCATAAAATTCGAGAAGCCTTCGATTATCCACATTGTGCCGGTCTTGTGAGTGGGCCAAGTCTGATCCCCGACGATATTTCGCTGATGGGTCGTCTTGCAGGGCATGCTCTTTCCTCCTACGGTGCAGGATTTGTGGCCGATCGGTATTGTGAACGACACCCCGAAATTCGACCCTGCACTTGGAGCCGTATTATCGGATGTAATATGGCTTATACCCGTGAGGCATTCATGCAGATTGGCGAATTTATGCCCGAATTCTGGCCGGGGGAAGAAATGATTGCAGCATATCGCGCTGAACGTATGGGCGTTAAACTTATGTTTGCCCCCAAAGCCCATGTTGCTCATTATCCCCGTCAATCACTCATTAAATTTATTAAGCAAATGTGGGGCTATGGAGCCACCCGCATCCGGTTGATTCGCGCAAAGGTGAATATTGAGTGGACGACACTGATCCCTGCTGTATGGGTCGCTTCGTGGCCATTGCTCCTTATGCTGAGTTTTGTGACGCCGCATGCCTTTCGATTGTTTCTTGTAGAGTGGCTTCTTTATTTTATCGCCATCTTCGGTTGTACTGCGGAAGTGCTCCTTCGTACCCGTAATCCGAAAGATGTGCTTCTTATGCTGATTATCCCCGTTATGCACGTCACATATGGCTGTGCAGAGTGGTATGAAATATTTCGCCCCGGACAGGATCTTGGAGAAGCCGTCCGTGACATACACGGACCGGCATAA
- the xth gene encoding exodeoxyribonuclease III, producing the protein MKIATFNANSIRSRMEIVSDWLAQQQPDFLCIQETKVTDPQFPQAAVEERGYHVRFRGEKSYNGVAILSKNEPDEVIEGFDDDGPADASRFLAARFNDLWILNTYVPQGRELDHEMYAYKLAWFARLKQWMTKHLSAQQPVIWCGDINVARTPLDVSNPERKKNHVCYHEDVRTAFENVLLWGFDDVFRTFHPDERIYSFFDYRVRGAIENNQGWRIDYVLTTAPLTAKARSAYIDIEPRKKEKPSDHTFLVAEFDD; encoded by the coding sequence ATGAAAATCGCCACATTTAATGCCAATTCGATCCGTTCGCGAATGGAAATCGTGTCCGACTGGCTTGCGCAACAGCAGCCTGATTTCCTATGCATCCAGGAAACAAAGGTGACCGACCCGCAATTCCCGCAAGCCGCAGTAGAGGAAAGGGGATATCATGTGCGCTTTCGAGGTGAAAAGTCCTACAATGGAGTCGCCATTCTGTCCAAAAACGAACCGGACGAGGTTATAGAAGGTTTTGACGACGACGGCCCCGCAGATGCCTCCCGCTTTTTGGCTGCGCGATTTAATGATCTTTGGATTCTCAATACATACGTGCCTCAAGGGCGCGAACTGGATCACGAAATGTATGCGTATAAACTGGCCTGGTTTGCACGTCTAAAGCAGTGGATGACTAAACATCTCTCTGCACAGCAACCCGTCATTTGGTGCGGCGACATTAATGTGGCCCGTACCCCGCTCGACGTAAGCAATCCGGAACGCAAAAAAAACCATGTCTGCTACCATGAAGACGTGCGTACTGCCTTTGAGAACGTTCTCCTCTGGGGCTTTGATGATGTATTTCGCACCTTTCATCCCGATGAACGCATCTATTCCTTTTTTGACTACCGTGTGCGCGGTGCCATCGAGAATAATCAAGGATGGCGTATTGACTATGTACTGACAACCGCCCCCCTGACAGCAAAGGCGCGCAGTGCCTACATCGACATAGAGCCGCGAAAAAAAGAAAAACCGTCGGATCACACCTTCCTTGTGGCAGAATTTGATGATTAA
- the rlmN gene encoding 23S rRNA (adenine(2503)-C(2))-methyltransferase RlmN, whose product MTLYRLLGCEFSDIQHLFSLRGEPRFRAKQTVEWLYKKHCVTLDDMTNFSKKLREQLHNDVIVGRRNALQTQCSVDGTKKYLFPTETPEGFVETAMIPDDERATLCLSTQIGCKRKCAFCVTGKQGLCGQLTAGDMINQYASCPERDRITNIVFMGMGEPLDNYENVSKALRIFTEDWGYAKSPSRLTISTVGIIPQMRQFLVDFRCHLAISMHSPFHEQRLKWMPVEKQYPLQEVIDVLREYDFSGQRRLTFEYALFDQENDSIDHARAVLHCLRGLDCRVNLIPCNPSPHSPFRPTPFTRMEAFQNILKNGGIVTTIRKSKGRDIDAACGLLSTKAKS is encoded by the coding sequence ATGACGTTATACCGACTATTGGGTTGCGAGTTCAGCGATATTCAACACCTGTTTTCATTGAGGGGCGAACCTCGCTTCCGCGCCAAACAAACCGTGGAATGGCTGTATAAAAAGCATTGCGTCACATTGGATGACATGACGAATTTCTCAAAAAAACTGCGGGAGCAACTGCATAACGACGTAATCGTAGGCCGCAGGAACGCCCTTCAAACACAGTGCTCAGTGGACGGCACAAAGAAATATCTTTTCCCCACAGAAACACCGGAGGGATTCGTTGAAACGGCCATGATTCCTGATGATGAACGAGCTACACTATGTCTTTCCACACAAATCGGATGCAAACGGAAATGTGCCTTCTGCGTTACGGGAAAACAAGGGTTGTGCGGCCAGTTGACGGCGGGGGATATGATCAATCAGTATGCATCCTGTCCCGAGCGTGACCGCATCACAAATATTGTATTCATGGGTATGGGCGAACCGCTGGATAACTATGAAAATGTCAGCAAGGCACTGCGCATCTTCACCGAAGACTGGGGGTATGCGAAAAGTCCATCACGTCTGACCATCTCCACTGTAGGCATTATCCCGCAAATGCGACAATTCTTAGTAGACTTTCGCTGCCATCTTGCCATCAGCATGCATTCCCCTTTTCACGAACAACGATTGAAATGGATGCCGGTAGAAAAACAGTATCCACTGCAGGAAGTGATCGATGTGTTGAGAGAATACGACTTCAGCGGGCAACGACGGCTAACCTTTGAATATGCCCTTTTCGATCAGGAAAATGACAGCATTGATCATGCGCGAGCCGTTCTGCACTGCCTGCGTGGACTGGACTGCCGTGTAAATCTGATTCCATGCAATCCATCACCGCACTCCCCTTTCCGGCCCACGCCCTTTACGCGAATGGAGGCCTTTCAGAACATTCTTAAAAATGGCGGCATTGTTACCACTATCCGCAAATCAAAAGGACGGGACATTGACGCCGCATGCGGTCTCCTTTCCACCAAGGCAAAATCATGA